The Pseudarthrobacter sp. BIM B-2242 region TGAAGTCACCCTTGAGGAACACTTCGCCGCCATGCTTCCGGAACTGGTGTGGAAACACACGCCGCAACAATTCGCACGGTTGGCAGAATCAGCCCTGCAGCCGAAAACGCCCAAGCCCACCGAAGTTGGCCTGGCGCACCTCCATGGCAGTGCGGTCAGCGTCAAGGAGCAGGCCGAAATCCTGGGCCTCCGGCTTCAGCTGGGAAAGCCGCTGTCCTTCCGGGCCCTGATCGCCGACGCCGATTCCACCCTGGTGGTGGTGGCCAGGTTCCTGGCGCTGCTGGAGATGTTCCGGGACCGGGCCGTGTCCTTTGACCAGCTGTCACCGCTGGGCGATCTCACGGTGCACTGGACTGCGGACACAAGGGACTGGTCTACAGAAAACCTGAGCGAGGAGTATGAGGAGCAAACGTGACTGAAGACTTTTCGGCCACCCCAAAACCCAGCGGACCGGACGACGCCGCGCAGGAGGCCCCGGACGTCCACGAGCTCCCCGGGGGTGCGAAGGCCGCACTCGAAGCGGTCCTGATGATCCTCGACCAGCCGGCCACTGCCACGGAACTCGCCGCGGGACTTAACCTGACAGTCGGCGTCGTCGAGCATTTGCTTGCGGAACTGCAGCGGGAGTATAACGGCTATACTGTTAAAGCCCCGGACATGGACGATGCCAGCGTTGCTGGTTTCAGCTCCAGCCCCCGGGGTTTTGAATTGCGGAGCATCGCCGGTGGCTGGCGGATCTATTCCCGCTCAGACTTCGCCGACATTGTCGGCCGGTTTGTGCTGGAGGGTCAGACTGCCAGGCTGACGCAGGCAGCACTGGAAACACTTGCTGTCATCGCGTATCGCCAGCCTGTCTCCAGGGCCAGGGTGTCCGCAATTCGAGGAGTCAATGTCGATTCTGTCGTACGGACATTGACCCAGCGCGGGCTGATCGAAGATTCGGGAAACGATCCCGAATCGGGAGCCATCCTCTACCGGACTACATCGTATTTCCTGGAACGGATGGGAATCGGCTCCGTGGCGGAGCTGCCTCAGCTCTCACCCCATCTACCGGGGCTCGAGGGCATCGCGGAGTTCTACGACGCCGACAGAATGTAGGCGGTACCTCCCGCCTGCGCACAAGAGTATTCATAAGGGCAGATAAATTCTGCATGGCTGGCTAGGGTTGTTCTTGGACAACGTGCCGGTCAACATATCGAAGGACGGGTCATGACACAGGCGGGACGCCAGGGTTCACCACGTAACAGTTCGGGACGCAACAGTTCAGAACGCAACACAGGGCAAGGCGGCGCGGGCCGCAGTGCAGCGGCAGGACGAAATCCTGCCCAGGGCGGCAGCGGCCGCCCCGGCGCGGCAGGCGGCGGATTCCGCGCCGGCGCCGGCAAGCGCAACGCAGGTTTTGGCGGCGGCGACCGCCCCTACAAGGCGCCGAAGCCGCGCGAAGAGGCTTTCGTTGATCCGGGCGATGCCCCGGCCGACCGCGGGGACTCCGCCTGGAAGCCCGCCGCAGCACCTTCATCCCGGAAGCCGGGTGCCCGCAAGCCGGGCGCCAAAAAAGCGCCGGGCACTCCCGGGGCTCTCAAGCCCAAAGCACGCGCCGGCAAGCCGGGGGCAGCAGCCTCCCGTGCGTTTGGCAGCGAACGCTTCGGCCAGAACCTTGGCCCGGTGCGCAAGCCTTCCCGCAAGCGCGGACCCCGCGGTCCCGTTCCGCAGTCTGAAATGCACGACGCCGACGGTACCCGCCTGCAGAAGGTCATGGCGCAGGCCGGGGTGGCATCGCGCCGCGTCTGTGAAGAAATGATCGCGGAAGGCCGGGTGGAAGTTGACGGCCAGGTAGTCACCGAGCTTGGTGTCCGGGTGGATCCCAAGACCGCCGTCATCCACGTTGACGGCCTGCGCATCCAGCTGGACGAAAACCTCGTCTACATGGTCTTCAACAAGCCCAAGGGCGTTGTGTCCACCATGGAGGACCCCGACGGCCGCCCCTGCATCAGCGACTTCGTGCGGAAAACCCACCAGGGCGAACGGCTGTTCCATGTGGGCCGGCTGGACGTCGCCACCGAGGGCCTCCTGTTGCTTACGAACGACGGCGAACTTGCCAACCGGCTGACCCACCCGTCCTACGAGGTCCCCAAGACGTACCTGGTCCAGGTCCGTGGCCCGTTCCCCCAGGGAATCGGTGCCAAGCTCAAGGAAGGCGTGGAGCTCGAGGACGGCTTCGCCAACGTGGACTCCTTCAAGCTGGTTGACTCCACGCCGGGCCACGTGCTGATCGAAGTGATCCTGCACTCCGGCAAGAACCGCATTGTCCGGCGCCTGTTCGACGCCGTGGGCTTCCCGGTCCTGCGCCTGGTGCGCGTCAAGGTCGGCCCCATCGGCCTGGGTGACCAGCGCCAAGGCAGCATCCGCAACCTTGGCAAGCAGGAAGTCGGCCACCTGCTGGCATCCGTAGGGCTCTGAGGCATGTCCGCATTCCGCTCGCACGGGCGTGGGCACTTGAACGGGCCCGTGGTGGTGATCGGCACCGGCCTGCTCGGAACCAGCATCGGGCTGGGCCTTCGGGGACGTGGCGTACCCGTGTTCCTCTCTGATCCGTCGCCCACCAACCAGGCCGTGGCCGTGGACATCGGTGCGGGCCAACCCCTCAGTCACCTCGGGGACGAGGTGCCGGAGCTGGTGGTCGTGGCAGCACCGCCGGATGTAACAGCCAATGTTGTGGCCCGGGCGCTGGCCGACTACCCCGATTCGGTGGTGGTGGACATTGCCAGCGTCAAGGCTGCCATCCTGGCGGAACTGCAGGGCACCGGTGCGGACATTGCCCGCTACGTGGGCACCCATCCGATGGCCGGGCGTGAAAAGTCCGGTCCCGTTGCGGCCCGTGGCGAGCTCTTCACGTCCATGCCTTGGGTGGTATGCCCGAGCCCCGAATCATCCGCGGCCGCCGTGCAGACCGCACGTTCCCTTGCCACCGACCTCGGAGCAGTGGTTTCAGAGTTCACGGCGGACGAACACGATGCCGCCGTAGCGCTGGTCTCGCACCTGCCCCAGGTCATGTCATCCCTGCTGGCCAGCCGCCTGCAGGGGACACCGCTCCATGCCCTCTCCCTCGCCGGCAACGGCCTGCGGGATGTCACCCGGATAGCGGCCAGCGACCCCACGTTGTGGGTCCAGATCCTGGGCGGCAACGCGGGGAAGGTCGTGGAGATCCTTTACGGTGTCCGCGAGGACCTGAACCGGCTTATCGGCACCCTGGAGGACCCGCTTGCAGCGGGAGCGCGCCTGGACCTGGCCCAGCTGATCAGCGAGGGCAATGCCGGGCAGGCCCGCATCCCTGGCAAGCACGGCGGGCCGCCGCAGGCCTACGCCTGGCTGACGGTCCTGGTGGACGACAGGCCGGGCCAGATTGCGCGGCTCCTCACCGAGATCGGCGAAATCGGCGTGAACGTGGAGGACCTGAGGCTGGACCATTCCTCGGGGCAGAACGTGGGCATGGTGGAACTGTCCGTGCTGCCAAACAAACATGACCACCTGATCGAAGCACTCAACGACCGCGGATGGCGGGTACTGCAGTAATGACACAGGAACTTCTTGACACCGTGCCCGCCCTTCGTATCGGCCGGCCCCTGGTGGTAGCCATTGACGGGCCTTCGGGCTCCGGCAAGTCCAGCGTCAGCAAGGAAGTGGCCCGCAGGCTTCACCTTGCCTACCTGGACACCGGCGCCATGTACCGGGCCCTGACCTGGTTCTGCGTCACCAGCGGGATCGACCTCGGCGACGCCGCTGCCGTGGAACAGGCGGCCCGCGACCTCGTCCTGGATGTAAGCACCTCTCCGCTGGAGGAGTACGTCCGGGTGGACGGGGCCGACGTCACCGATGCCATCCGCGAACCTGCCATCTCCTCGGCGGTCAGTGCGGTGGCCACCACCCTGGGCGCCCGAACCGAGCTGATCCGCCGGCAGCGGGCAATTATCGAAAAGCACCACCGCCGCATGGTGGTGGAAGGACGGGACATCACTACCGTCGTCGCGCCCGGCGCCGAAGTCCGGATGCTGCTGACCGCCAGCGAGGAAGCGCGGCTTCGCCGCCGCGGCATCCAACTGGGCGGCACCCAGAATGCGGAGCAGCTGGCTGCCCAGGTCACCCAGCGTGATGCGAAGGATTCCACGGTGGTGAACTTCACGCAGGCCGCCGACGGCGTGGTAACCCTGGATTCGTCGGAGCTGGATTTCGCGGAAACAGTGGACGCCGCCCTGGTGATCGTGACGAAGGTCCTCAACCGTGACTGACGGCAAGCAGCTTCCCTCGGGCCTGACCATGACCTGGAGCCGGCCTGTCGGCTGGATCCTGGACCACCTGGTCTACCGGACGTCCGTGACGGGAAAGCACAACGTTCCCACCGGCGGTCCGGTGATTTTTGCGGGCAACCACATCAGCTTCCTGGACGGTCCGGTGATGTTTGGTGCCTCGCCGCGGGCCATGCACATCCTCGTCAAAAAGGAGATGTTCAAGGGCTTCCTTGGCCAGGTCCTCCGGGCATCCGGACAGCTGCCGGTGGACCGTTCCGGAGACCGGACAACACTGCAGCTGGGCAAGGAACTGCTCGACGCCGGCCGTTGCCTTGGGATCCTCCCGGAAGGTACGCGGGGGAGCGGCGAGGCGACGGACATCAACAACGGGGTGGCCTGGCTGGCGTTGAACTCCGGTGCGCCGGTTGTTCCCGTCGCTATCCTTGGCACCCGGAAGGGTGCTGAACACCTTGATTCGGTGCCCAGGCCGGGGCGCCGCTTCCACGTCAGCTTCGGCAACGCACTGACACTAAGCCGCAACCCCGGCGAAACAGGCCGTGCTTCAATGGACAGGGCGGGAATGGAAATCCGCGCTGCGCTGGCCGGGCACGTCCAGGAGACCATTCAACACAGTGGGCAGCCTTTGCCCCTCGCGGATACCCCGCTTGAACCAGCAGTAGCCGGGACGCCGGCAGATGACCACTTAAGGAACGTGCAATGAGCGATACGACTCAAACCTCCGGCCCCGCAGGCGCCGGCGAAGACGAATACACGCCCACCGGCACGGACCAGGTGGCCGAGCGGCTGGCTGCCATTGACGACGACGAAGCGGAGCTGCGCGCCGCCTCGCTCCGGGCGGGCCTGGCGGACTACGACCTCGATGAGGACGATGCCGCCCTGCTGAGCGGGCACTATGACGACGAGGACTTCGACGGCCCGGTTAAGCTCGATCCGGTCCTGGCCATCATCGGACGACCCAACGTGGGCAAGTCCACGCTTGTGAACCGGATCCTCGGACGCCGCGAAGCCGTGGTGGAAGACACCCCGGGCGTGACGCGCGACCGCGTGATGTACTCGGCCCACTGGAACGGGCGCAACTTCACCGTGGTGGACACCGGCGGGTGGGAGCACGATGCCCGCGGCATCCACGCCCGGGTGGCGGAACAGGCCGAGATGGCCGTCGAACTGGCTGACGCCGTGCTCTTCGTTGTCGACTCCGCCGTGGGTGCCACCGCAACGGACGAGGGCGTGATGAAGATGCTCCGCCGGAGCAAGAAGCCGGTCATCATGGTGGCCAACAAGGTGGATGACTTCGCCCAGGAAGCGGACTCCGCTGCCTTGTGGGGCCTCGGCTTCGGTGAGCCCTACCCCGTCTCCGCCCTCCATGGCCGCGGGGTTGCCGACCTCCTGGACCACGTTATGGACACCCTGCCGGAGTTCTCCACCATCGAGGGCCTGGAACGTTCCGGCGGTCCGCGCCGCATTGCCCTGATCGGCCGCCCCAACGTGGGCAAGTCATCGCTGCTGAACAAGCTGGCAGGCTCCGAACGCGTGGTGGTGGACAACACCGCCGGCACCACCCGCGACCCCGTGGATGAGTTCATTGAGCTCGGCGGCCGCACCTGGCGCTTTGTGGACACGGCAGGCATCCGCCGCCGCCAGCACATGGCTCAGGGCGCCGACTACTACGCCTCCCTCCGGACGCAGGCCGCGCTCGAAAAGGCGGAGGTCGCCGTCGTACTCCTCGCCGTGGATGAGGTCCTCAGCGAGCAGGACGTCCGCATCCTGCAGCTGGCCATCGAGTCCGGCCGGGCGCTGGTGCTGGCGTTCAACAAGTGGGACCTGCTCGACGACGAACGCCGCACCTACCTGGAGCGGGAGATCGAACAGGACCTGGCCCACGTGGCCTGGGCGCCGCGCGTCAACATCTCGGCCCTGACCGGCTGGCACAAGGACCGCCTGGTCCCCGCCCTGGACCTGGCATTGGAGAACTGGGACAAGCGCATCGCCACCGGCAGGCTCAATGCTTTCCTCGGCGAGCTCGTTGCGGCGCACCCGCACCCGGTCCGCGGCGGCAAGCAGCCGCGCATCCTCTTCGGCACCCAGGCGTCCAGCCGGCCGCCGAAGTTCGTGCTCTTCACCACGGGATTCCTGGACCCGGGCTACCGCCGCTTCATCACACGCAGGCTCCGTGAAACCTTTGGTTTCGAAGGCACGCCCATCGAGGTCAACATGCGCGTCCGCGAAAAGCGCGGCAAGAAGCGTTAATTAGGACACACCGGAGGTGTGCAGGTGCCAAAGTGTCACTTGCACCCTCCGGGATCGTGTAAGCTTTTCAAGGTGGTTCGGCCGGACTGCTGAGTTGAAATCCCGGGTAACATCGGGGAGTAAACGCAGCGGAGAACGGCAGAGCTAACGGGCTGTAGCGCAGCTTGGTAGCGCACTTGACTGGGGGTCAAGGGGTCGCAGGTTCAAATCCTGTCAGCCCGACCATGAAGGGCCGTTTTCCGGTTTGTTTACCGGAAAACGGCCCTTTGGCGTTTAAGCGTCCTATTTCAGGAACTTCGACGTCCTGCGGTCTGCCAGGACCTTCCCGTGTGTCTGGCAGGTGGGGCAGTACTGCAGGGCAGAGTCCGCGAACGATACTTCCCGAACGGTGTCCCCACATACCGGGCAGGCTTCCCCGGCCCGGGCATGGACCCGCATGTGGCTGCGCTTGACGTCTTTGAGTTCCTTGGGCGGCTTGCCCGCGGCCTCGGCCAGGGCTGTTCCCAGAATGTCGTGGATCGCGTTGTACAGGACCTGGACGGTGTCCCGGTCCAGCGACTTGGCGATGGCGAAGGGAGAGATTCGGGCAGCATGCAGAATCTCGTCGCTGTAGGCGTTTCCGATCCCTGCAATCACGCTCTGGCTGCGCAGGAGGCCCTTCACCTGCTGGGAGCTGGCGCCCAGGATCCCCGCCAGGGTATCGGCGTCGAACTCTTCGCTGAAGGGGTCCGGGCCGAGTGCCGCGATGCCCGGCACATCCTGGGGAGCGTGTACCACGTAGACCGCCAGGCTCTTTTTCGTCCCGGCCTCCGTGAGGTCAATGCCGTGACGGCCGTCGGGGCCCGCGAACGTGAGCCGGGCAGCGATGTGGCCCTTGCCCAGCCGCAACTGGGTGTCGGCGGGGGAGTCGGTGTAACGGACCCAGCCGGCGCGCGCGAGGTGGAAGACAAAGGACGGGCCGTCCGTGTCAAGGCAGACGAACTTCCCGAACCGCCGGACGCCCGCCACGGTGCGCCCTTCCATCGCGGTGTAGGGAGGGTCTGCGGTTTTGAGGACGGCGAACGAGACGATTTGAATTTTTTGCACCACTGATCCGCGCAGCTGCCCGTCCAGGAACCCGGCCAGGCCTGCAACCTCGGGTAGCTCCGGCATGGCGCTACCTGCCGTCAGCCCGGCTGCCGGCCTGGCCGCTGTCGGAAGCGGGTGGCGGCGCAGGTGGTTCCGCCTTGTTGCCGTCCGTTGCCTTCAGGGCCTCGGAGCGCCCGGCGTCGGCTTTTGTGAGTGCCTTGACCTTCTTGCCCCGCTGCCGCCAGACCTTCCAGAGGATGAGGCCAACGACAAATATTACGACGGCGGCAATCGCCGCTATCTGTGTCCACAGCGGGAACCAGGTGGCTTCGGTGCCAAGAATCCGTTGACCGTTGTGCGCGGCTTCCGAGTTACCGAACATAATCCCGGCAGTCAGGAGGTTCGGCGCCGCAATGGCCACCGCAACAACCAGGATTACAACCTTCCACGGCCAGCCCACACGCTTGCGTGTCGCCTGCCAGGCCACCAGCAGGGGTACAAAGGTGAACACAAAACCGTAGAACATCCCCACCAG contains the following coding sequences:
- a CDS encoding ScpA family protein; protein product: MAESKPGFEVRLANFTGPFDLLLGLIAKHQLDITEVAIATVTDEFIKYIRKLQRLGEEWALDEASEFLVIAATLLDLKAARLLPAGEVEDDEDIALLEARDLLFARLLQYKAFKQVAALMADTLEQEAQRFPREVTLEEHFAAMLPELVWKHTPQQFARLAESALQPKTPKPTEVGLAHLHGSAVSVKEQAEILGLRLQLGKPLSFRALIADADSTLVVVARFLALLEMFRDRAVSFDQLSPLGDLTVHWTADTRDWSTENLSEEYEEQT
- a CDS encoding SMC-Scp complex subunit ScpB, translating into MTEDFSATPKPSGPDDAAQEAPDVHELPGGAKAALEAVLMILDQPATATELAAGLNLTVGVVEHLLAELQREYNGYTVKAPDMDDASVAGFSSSPRGFELRSIAGGWRIYSRSDFADIVGRFVLEGQTARLTQAALETLAVIAYRQPVSRARVSAIRGVNVDSVVRTLTQRGLIEDSGNDPESGAILYRTTSYFLERMGIGSVAELPQLSPHLPGLEGIAEFYDADRM
- a CDS encoding pseudouridine synthase, translated to MTQAGRQGSPRNSSGRNSSERNTGQGGAGRSAAAGRNPAQGGSGRPGAAGGGFRAGAGKRNAGFGGGDRPYKAPKPREEAFVDPGDAPADRGDSAWKPAAAPSSRKPGARKPGAKKAPGTPGALKPKARAGKPGAAASRAFGSERFGQNLGPVRKPSRKRGPRGPVPQSEMHDADGTRLQKVMAQAGVASRRVCEEMIAEGRVEVDGQVVTELGVRVDPKTAVIHVDGLRIQLDENLVYMVFNKPKGVVSTMEDPDGRPCISDFVRKTHQGERLFHVGRLDVATEGLLLLTNDGELANRLTHPSYEVPKTYLVQVRGPFPQGIGAKLKEGVELEDGFANVDSFKLVDSTPGHVLIEVILHSGKNRIVRRLFDAVGFPVLRLVRVKVGPIGLGDQRQGSIRNLGKQEVGHLLASVGL
- a CDS encoding prephenate dehydrogenase; this encodes MSAFRSHGRGHLNGPVVVIGTGLLGTSIGLGLRGRGVPVFLSDPSPTNQAVAVDIGAGQPLSHLGDEVPELVVVAAPPDVTANVVARALADYPDSVVVDIASVKAAILAELQGTGADIARYVGTHPMAGREKSGPVAARGELFTSMPWVVCPSPESSAAAVQTARSLATDLGAVVSEFTADEHDAAVALVSHLPQVMSSLLASRLQGTPLHALSLAGNGLRDVTRIAASDPTLWVQILGGNAGKVVEILYGVREDLNRLIGTLEDPLAAGARLDLAQLISEGNAGQARIPGKHGGPPQAYAWLTVLVDDRPGQIARLLTEIGEIGVNVEDLRLDHSSGQNVGMVELSVLPNKHDHLIEALNDRGWRVLQ
- the cmk gene encoding (d)CMP kinase, translating into MTQELLDTVPALRIGRPLVVAIDGPSGSGKSSVSKEVARRLHLAYLDTGAMYRALTWFCVTSGIDLGDAAAVEQAARDLVLDVSTSPLEEYVRVDGADVTDAIREPAISSAVSAVATTLGARTELIRRQRAIIEKHHRRMVVEGRDITTVVAPGAEVRMLLTASEEARLRRRGIQLGGTQNAEQLAAQVTQRDAKDSTVVNFTQAADGVVTLDSSELDFAETVDAALVIVTKVLNRD
- a CDS encoding 1-acyl-sn-glycerol-3-phosphate acyltransferase; translation: MTWSRPVGWILDHLVYRTSVTGKHNVPTGGPVIFAGNHISFLDGPVMFGASPRAMHILVKKEMFKGFLGQVLRASGQLPVDRSGDRTTLQLGKELLDAGRCLGILPEGTRGSGEATDINNGVAWLALNSGAPVVPVAILGTRKGAEHLDSVPRPGRRFHVSFGNALTLSRNPGETGRASMDRAGMEIRAALAGHVQETIQHSGQPLPLADTPLEPAVAGTPADDHLRNVQ
- the der gene encoding ribosome biogenesis GTPase Der → MSDTTQTSGPAGAGEDEYTPTGTDQVAERLAAIDDDEAELRAASLRAGLADYDLDEDDAALLSGHYDDEDFDGPVKLDPVLAIIGRPNVGKSTLVNRILGRREAVVEDTPGVTRDRVMYSAHWNGRNFTVVDTGGWEHDARGIHARVAEQAEMAVELADAVLFVVDSAVGATATDEGVMKMLRRSKKPVIMVANKVDDFAQEADSAALWGLGFGEPYPVSALHGRGVADLLDHVMDTLPEFSTIEGLERSGGPRRIALIGRPNVGKSSLLNKLAGSERVVVDNTAGTTRDPVDEFIELGGRTWRFVDTAGIRRRQHMAQGADYYASLRTQAALEKAEVAVVLLAVDEVLSEQDVRILQLAIESGRALVLAFNKWDLLDDERRTYLEREIEQDLAHVAWAPRVNISALTGWHKDRLVPALDLALENWDKRIATGRLNAFLGELVAAHPHPVRGGKQPRILFGTQASSRPPKFVLFTTGFLDPGYRRFITRRLRETFGFEGTPIEVNMRVREKRGKKR
- a CDS encoding Fpg/Nei family DNA glycosylase, with the protein product MPELPEVAGLAGFLDGQLRGSVVQKIQIVSFAVLKTADPPYTAMEGRTVAGVRRFGKFVCLDTDGPSFVFHLARAGWVRYTDSPADTQLRLGKGHIAARLTFAGPDGRHGIDLTEAGTKKSLAVYVVHAPQDVPGIAALGPDPFSEEFDADTLAGILGASSQQVKGLLRSQSVIAGIGNAYSDEILHAARISPFAIAKSLDRDTVQVLYNAIHDILGTALAEAAGKPPKELKDVKRSHMRVHARAGEACPVCGDTVREVSFADSALQYCPTCQTHGKVLADRRTSKFLK